In Salarias fasciatus chromosome 2, fSalaFa1.1, whole genome shotgun sequence, one genomic interval encodes:
- the LOC115405022 gene encoding paired box protein Pax-5-like, whose amino-acid sequence MSRFKGAIHPSGRGGVNQLGGVFINGRPLPHAVRQRMVELAQQGVRPCEISRRLRVSHGCVSKILARYNETGSIRPGLIGGSKPKVATPGVVQRIVHLKHNHPTMFAWEIRDRLVLEQVCDHSSVPSVSSINRIIRSNVPSEACKLGGDVSCRVYHHDQPSSCYGTWGRSDRRLISISELTFHPTLPADHNPGL is encoded by the exons ATGTCGCGCTTCAAGGGAGCTATCCACCCCTCAG GGCGCGGAGGGGTGAACCAGCTCGGCGGAGTCTTCATTAACGGACGCCCGTTGCCGCACGCGGTGAGGCAGCGCATGGTGGAGCTCGCGCAACAGGGAGTGCGTCCCTGTGAGATCTCCCGTCGCCTGCGCGTCAGTCACGGCTGTGTCAGCAAAATATTGGCCAG GTATAATGAGACAGGAAGCATCAGACCAGGCCTGATCGGAGGTTCAAAACCCAAAGTAGCAACTCCTGGAGTTGTGCAGAGGATTGTACATCTGAAACACAACCACCCCACCATGTTTGCCTGGGAAATCCGAGACAGGCTGGTGCTGGAACAAGTATGTGACCACAGCAGCGTGCCCAGCGTCAGCTCCATCAACAG GATCATCAGGAGCAACGTTCCATCTGAGGCTTGCAAACTTG gagGAGACGTATCCTGCAGAGTGTACCATCATGACCAGCCATCCTCCTGTTATGGCACCTGGGGACGGTCTGACCGCCGTCTGATCTCCATCTCAGAGCTGACCTTTCACCCCACCCTGCCAGCTGATCATAATCCAGGCCTGTAA